DNA from Triplophysa dalaica isolate WHDGS20190420 chromosome 9, ASM1584641v1, whole genome shotgun sequence:
TTCACCTGTGAGGTGTGTGGAAGAGGTTTTAATCAGTCTAATTCTCTCAAAGctcacatgcacatacacacggGTCAGAAGCCGTACATGTGCGACAAATGTGGGaaaagtttttcttatttgagaAATATGAGGAGCcacaaatgtttgtaaatgtacAGTGAAGTTATATATCAGAGGCTGTCACTAACCATGCTTATTTGAATTGTGTTGTGTAAAAAAATGGCATCTTTGAGTTTACTTTAAGAATGTTGAATAAACTGTAAAGTACTTTTtggaaatgcaaaataaagtcTTTACAATTCTAAAAGCTTGGCAATGCTTACATTATTAAACACTTTAAGTCAGAGGGCCTAATAAGAGGGCTTTAATAGATTGATATTCATGCAACTAAGAAAATAAAAGGTATGAACATAGATATTTACTAGGCATTTCCTTGCATTCTCCTTCCCATATTTAATGTTGCAATGTGTATTATAATTCATACCTGTTAAAATAATTCtacaattcaaacaaaacaaacatgtcagATTTATAAACTTAACATTTTTATGCAACTATTTTTACCCAAGGCATACATTTGAGTTTGTATTACATCCTGACAATTTTAgtcatcagattttttttatggaaaTCTAAAAGAAATGAAGTACTTGTGTCTATGAACAAAACAGAAGTTTTGCAGCAACCCAACCACAGCTTGCAGCCATTCGAGGTTCTTCGAAACACTCAAATAAGTGAAAGGCAGTTATGAGTTTAGAAATGAGTAAGTGGAATTTCCCCTTTGCCCTCTGAAATGTTTTATCCTGTTATGCACTCTCTGAAAAGTAAGGGttttgtaattgtgttttatttaacagcATTATAAATACATTGTTATGAATTGTAAATGGATTCTCTGATATCTGCCcaacatttgaagagtttggttccaaaatgagataactctgttcttaaacattttcaaaaaccttttttatttttatttctaactaacacaataaaacacaatgagaacatgataacataaaaatacatgattttagattttttaaactgagttatctcattttgggaCCAAATTCGTCATTTACATTCAATAAATCAAAAAGCGTTATATGAAGACAAGCCCTGACTTTAGCCACATATATGGAAAGCTAGCATAGCACAGCAATTTAAACAATGAAGAAGTCAAAAGTCAAGGAGAACGCTAAGAATACTGtgaatttcttaatattttgaatgtgtAAAGAGAAACTGGCAGCACTTGTACAATGTTGCAACAATGAGGATGGGAAATGAGCTGGAAAGGAAAGATCTTTGCCAGAGGAGCACATAATGGTTTTCTTTCCCGCCAGCCTAGTATTATTATTGAACCACTGACTTAAATACAAAATGGACTTACAAGAGCAATCCCACAGATTCCCTTCGAGATGAATatgctttagtttttttaaaggcttCAGTGACCCATTTTCCATTGAACGCAGATTATTAGATTTAATGTCGAGTTCTTTTAACTTCACTAAGCTTTCAAACTGTGCCGGATCAATATAACGGAGCTGGTTTTTGTCCAGGTCGAGCTCTATCAAATTGGtaagaacagaaaacagttTGGTGGGCAAGCGTGTCAGCTGGTTGTTTTGCAGGTGCAGCTTTCGAAGATTGAGCAAAGATATAAAGAGGTCGTCTGGAAGCGTGCCAAGTTTATTGAAGCTCAGATCAAGCCCTTTCAGCGTGTTCAGATTTTTAAAGTTATCAGAGAGCATGGTATGCAGATTATTGTTGGACAAATCTAGACTGGTCAAATTTGTAAGTCCGGTAAAAAGTCCAACAGGGATGGTCGCTATCTGGTTGTCATTCAGGCATAACTCACGTAAACTACTAAGATTAGTCAGTAGCTCCACTTGAAGAATGGACAGATTGTTGTTGCCGAGTTTAAGAATGTGTAGTCTGTTGAGACTTTGAAAGGATGACTTTGAAATTGAGTGGATACGATTGTACTCCAGATTTAGAtatttcagatgttttgtcCTTTGGAAGAGATGCTTTGTAATTCTTTCAAGGACATTGTTGCTGAGGTCAAGATAGTTAAGCTTTCGGAGCGTCTTAAATGTATCTTTGCCGAGCTCAGAGATATGATTGTTATTCAACTGTAGATCCTTTAGATTATAAAGTGGGTGAAATAGATCTGGTGGAATAACAGAAATATTATTTCTGTCCAACTGGAGCTCACTTAATATGCTTAAATTGTTGAACAAATTACTCGGAAGGGACGTCAGATTATTCTGATACAAATTAAGGTTGCTGAGTTGGCCTAAATCTTGAAACACTTTTGAAGTTAGGGACTGTAACAGATTGGAACTCAAATGTAATGAACCCAGCTGAGAAAGACCTCTGAAGGATGCTCCAGAAAGGGAAACAATAGCATTATAACTCAAGTCTAATTGCTGCAATGCAGGAATTTCAGTGAAAATATCATCAGGAATACTAGTTAGGTGGTTTTTCTGAAGGTAGAGGCTCGTGAGATTTGGGATGTTGCTGAGGACACCGATAGGTATTGCAACTAACCCGTTACGACTAAAATCAAGGTAATCCAGATTTGTGGCGCCCCTGAATATTTTATTGCTCACATTTTTCAGATTGTTATGTGACATATAGAGTTTTGCCAAGTTGGTGCAGTTTTCAAACACATCCACTTCTATCATCTCAATCTGATTGCTTTTCAGTTGGAGGTCCTTAAGGGCAGGAGCACCCTCCAGAACCCcataaaataaactgaatatgTGGTTAAAATTCAGATTAAGGACTTTGAGTTTGATCAGACCATAAAGGAGCTTTCGAGGAAGAGTTTCAATGTAGTTGTCACTGAGGTCTAACACTTTGAGGTTCACTAGTCCTTGGAATTGTTTTGGATTTAATATCTTAAGTGCATTTCCTGTCAGAAATAGCTGGCTGAGATTGCTCATGTTCTGCCAAATGCCTTCTGAAGTCAGTGACAGATTTAAGCGATTCTTGCTGAGATCGAGAAGTGACAATTCTTCCAAACCTTCACTTGGGAGAGCctgtattttattatgtgtgGCATAAAATTCCTTAGTTCCCTGAGGCAGACGAGGGAACTCCAGTAGATTTTGGTGGGAACAGGTTATGATGTCAATATCTTCACAATTGCAGGGTACCGGACAGGGATCAACTACTGCCATGAGAGCGAAAGCCATTGTCAGAGtccaaaacattttcaatggtCCACAAGGCCTAAAGAAAGCACAACATACATATAATGGAAATCTGCggtattaattattttacataatgaaTTAATCTTCAATTCTCTTTTAACTCAATttatagtgattttttttagacaGACTGCAACTTGAACACAAGAAGATTTGTAAAACATCTCTTAAAAATGATCTAACAGCAAAGAAAATTATGTATCGGCCACAAAACAGCAAAttgttcaaaattatttaaatgtcacaGTAATGCTGTTTTAGCAAATGTTAAGATGTACTTGAGGCATAATTCATGACcgataaatatatatgtttcacaataaaaaatgttttaacaatcAATCATAACAATCAAATACATCAGCTATTTACATattaactttaatattttttgacaaACTTACCAGCGCAAAGGTGTGACTTGGGAAAACAATTACTGAAAGTCAAATGTCCCTCGAAATAAATTGTCACGATAGCATATCTCTGAAAATGACCTGTCAGCAGATCAACTGAAGTTAAAATGCTCCATCTGTGATGTCACATCCTTTCATGAAGAATCTAAACCACATAGATGCTACGAAAGTTCACCATAGAAAAGACCACACAATCAAATCATTGAAgcattttgattattttgttgcaatatttatttcatacaatTTTACGAAGGTGTAACATGTGAAAACAAGTTGGTCTTTGGTCTTCtgccaaataataaaatatataataataaaaatatataatagatCCGAAGTTATTCACTACGCTCAGCTTTGTTATAGGCTTCTTGCCCCCAATCATGTGATGATGTATTGATATGCAATCTGACAAGAGTTTGTTTGTTGTACTACTCACTGGTGACCGTTAGATGGCGCAAATGAGACAACTGATTTCTCCCGTGTAAATAAGCGACCAGCAGGgttgcgtttcccaaaagctgTGGGACATGTTCAAGCTCAAACCGGTGTGCGACGTTTTGCTTCGGTTTCCGGTTTGAACGACATGTTTCCTGGAAACGGTTTGCAACGGGGTTTGAGAtacgttttctcttgtttggccGGTGTGTCAAGAATGTCTGCCCAATCATCAGCAACATGTATATAACTCACGCGGTATTACAGAGACAGCTCGCACAATGGGTCCAAGTAAAGTCCTTCAAATATGTCCTAGAAgagaatttatttatatatttattttaaatatatactagaagatatttattttgcagtattcaacaccTATTTATACCAATTTCATCAGCCACCtacgtttttttttcagaaaagaacacaaagattGACCATCTCAGCTGCCGTAGTTCAACTCttgcgtcatcacaacagggtgttcAACCGCACCACCGTTtccgtttaaaaaacgttttgcaaCGTTTTCTCGGGGCTGAACGCAGCCATGCAAACGACAAATGAGAGTCAAAGTTACTGTTTTCGGGAAACAGTCGTGAGCAGCTAGTTTCTTAAACGATGcaatatatgtaatattatatGTAAGTATATTAATTCACattcaatacatttgattgATGGActaaattaattcatatttattgatGGTGTAAATCAATAAAGGACACATACAGGAAAACAGATAGACACAAACTTTGCAATACCTCACAACAAGGTTGCATTTActcattttaacaaatacatttgctAAAAGGAACTATCAATGAACAATTTACATCTAATAATGTTACCTAATGTTACTTAATGCCAATACAGTTGTTCACATAAGTTCATTGTGTATTAACGAATATATATGTTGAaatgaactaagattaataaatgcagtAAAAGTTTCCGTTAAAGCCACATTAGACGGATTTACTGCGCTTGTGTGCAGTGACCAGATGGAGGCGTAGTACCCGTTTATTTTGGCAACCCCGTAGGTGTCTCACGACGGCTCTGCTGCTTGAATGAATGAACCGTCAGTGTGTTTAGGACCATGGGGGAAgggtgtgtgagtgagtgagtgagagagagagagagagagagagagagagcgcgtcCGCCGCAGACCAGCCCAGCCTATTCTTCTCCTGACGTCCTTCCTTCATGCCAGTGTCACACGGAACTGGGATGTAGATTTTACAGACACCGTACGGTTTTTATTCGGTACTGTTTGGGAGCATCGATACACTTACGTTTCTTTGAAAAGGACAACGATCACCGGGCTTTGTTCGGAGCGTTTAATCAACCGGACTGAACTCGTAAAACCCTTCATATATATAGTATGCATTATTGTTTTGTGTGCTATATAATCATTCATACGTTTTGATCCTGGAAATGTACGCGGGCGAGTCTCTGAAGGAGAGACACCGCGTTCGAGGGAGTGGTTTATTTTCTCCGGACAATCCCCGACTCGTTGGAAGAAGCTGCTGTGTGTCCAAAATTAGGTTGTTTTCTCCCGTTTGATGCTCTGGTAGCTCTGTTCCCATCACCTCTTCTGTTCTGCCTTTGTTTTCTACGTTTTCTGTCTTTGGTTAGCTCGGTTTTCGGTTGACTGTAGACCCCTGAGGAATCAACAGACGATCAAAACTGTTCTCAGACGCTGCGGTGTGGAAACGGTACGAGGACACTCGGATGGGACAAAATGATCTAACGCTAGTCTAACCATCACA
Protein-coding regions in this window:
- the si:dkey-182i3.11 gene encoding insulin-like growth factor-binding protein complex acid labile subunit is translated as MFWTLTMAFALMAVVDPCPVPCNCEDIDIITCSHQNLLEFPRLPQGTKEFYATHNKIQALPSEGLEELSLLDLSKNRLNLSLTSEGIWQNMSNLSQLFLTGNALKILNPKQFQGLVNLKVLDLSDNYIETLPRKLLYGLIKLKVLNLNFNHIFSLFYGVLEGAPALKDLQLKSNQIEMIEVDVFENCTNLAKLYMSHNNLKNVSNKIFRGATNLDYLDFSRNGLVAIPIGVLSNIPNLTSLYLQKNHLTSIPDDIFTEIPALQQLDLSYNAIVSLSGASFRGLSQLGSLHLSSNLLQSLTSKVFQDLGQLSNLNLYQNNLTSLPSNLFNNLSILSELQLDRNNISVIPPDLFHPLYNLKDLQLNNNHISELGKDTFKTLRKLNYLDLSNNVLERITKHLFQRTKHLKYLNLEYNRIHSISKSSFQSLNRLHILKLGNNNLSILQVELLTNLSSLRELCLNDNQIATIPVGLFTGLTNLTSLDLSNNNLHTMLSDNFKNLNTLKGLDLSFNKLGTLPDDLFISLLNLRKLHLQNNQLTRLPTKLFSVLTNLIELDLDKNQLRYIDPAQFESLVKLKELDIKSNNLRSMENGSLKPLKKLKHIHLEGNLWDCSCKSILYLSQWFNNNTRLAGKKTIMCSSGKDLSFPAHFPSSLLQHCTSAASFSLHIQNIKKFTVFLAFSLTFDFFIV